The Methanotorris formicicus Mc-S-70 DNA window AAAGAAAAAGCATGAATTATAACAATTGTAATTCTTTCATCTTGTATAAAAATATTGCAACCCCGCCAATTGCTCCAATTTCATTTTCAACAATATATTTTCCTTCCCCTTTCTCCAACTCTAACTTTGTGAATCCAGTTGAAGCCCCACAGAAGACAACCAAATCATTTTTCCCAATATTATTAAAATCAACTTCTTTATCACATGTTCCTTTATTTGCAATTAATATAACCCTCTCTGGTCTTAAAACCTCTATTGCATCATCCAAATCTTCAAAGAATAAAACATTCTTTCCTAATTTACACGCTAACTTATGAGCAACTGGAACTCCACTTTGAGCAGCAGAACCTGTTGCCTTTGTTATAACTATTGTATCAATTCCAAATCCAAATACAATTTTTGCAA harbors:
- a CDS encoding RecB-family nuclease — its product is MFIALHNTFSSKQVEEFAKIVFGFGIDTIVITKATGSAAQSGVPVAHKLACKLGKNVLFFEDLDDAIEVLRPERVILIANKGTCDKEVDFNNIGKNDLVVFCGASTGFTKLELEKGEGKYIVENEIGAIGGVAIFLYKMKELQLL